The following coding sequences lie in one Kribbella sp. NBC_00709 genomic window:
- a CDS encoding GNAT family N-acetyltransferase: protein MTDQALGADGTGFYLAGGGLTVAGASGRTIAGGRLVEVSVTACLLGSAGMDATLASWGAAESAGLDDVRAEDGRTVLPLQTQPMMLSSLPSSVRVQVRTTPDSHDNEDDWRLVLQFRNQAGSSLTWDASLPAEAFGAGWQAPLADLLTIDGAVADPAPTPAPTPAEPPAPTAAQPPAEDQAVTVVDHAGDEYYELLVGGQQAGLLVYHLIGSHLSITHTVIEPTYRGRGLSWELVGRALDDIRTKSVTVSNYCPVVSRFVDKNPEYGDLLSPPRPA, encoded by the coding sequence ATGACTGATCAGGCTCTTGGGGCCGATGGGACGGGCTTCTACCTCGCCGGTGGCGGGCTGACGGTGGCCGGCGCGTCCGGTCGAACGATCGCCGGCGGTCGGTTGGTCGAGGTCAGCGTCACCGCCTGTTTACTCGGGAGTGCCGGCATGGATGCGACGCTGGCGAGCTGGGGCGCCGCAGAGAGCGCGGGTCTGGACGACGTACGGGCGGAAGACGGGCGCACGGTCCTGCCGTTGCAGACACAACCGATGATGCTCAGCTCGCTTCCGAGCAGCGTCCGGGTGCAGGTGCGCACAACACCGGATTCCCACGACAACGAGGATGATTGGCGGCTCGTTCTTCAGTTCCGCAATCAGGCCGGCTCGAGCCTCACCTGGGATGCCAGCCTCCCCGCCGAAGCGTTCGGCGCAGGCTGGCAAGCTCCGTTGGCCGACCTGCTGACCATCGACGGCGCGGTCGCTGACCCGGCGCCGACTCCCGCCCCGACTCCCGCCGAACCTCCCGCGCCGACTGCCGCGCAGCCTCCCGCCGAGGATCAGGCAGTGACGGTGGTCGACCACGCAGGCGACGAGTACTACGAGCTCCTCGTCGGCGGGCAGCAGGCCGGGCTCCTCGTGTACCACCTGATCGGCTCGCACCTGTCGATCACGCACACCGTGATCGAACCGACGTACCGCGGCCGAGGTCTCTCGTGGGAGCTGGTCGGCCGCGCCCTCGACGACATCCGCACGAAGTCGGTGACTGTGTCGAACTACTGCCCGGTCGTCAGCCGATTCGTCGACAAGAACCCGGAGTACGGCGATCTCCTCAGCCCGCCGCGGCCCGCCTGA
- a CDS encoding TetR/AcrR family transcriptional regulator, which translates to MTRSGSAAVAPPRRLTSRGLATRTRIVEAAADLMYVRGVNATTLDDVRAASSTSKSQLYQHFADKDQLVRAVVSLRAGQVLEREHGYLERLRSFRGLQRWRDALVQRNALQNGAYGCALGSMASELSDQDDEARKTLAETFADWTGLIAAGLRRMQVSGSLSRTADPDKLAVGLMAALQGGYLLAETQHDITPMETALDMALDHIRSFLTT; encoded by the coding sequence GTGACTCGATCGGGAAGCGCGGCGGTTGCTCCGCCCCGTCGGCTGACATCGCGCGGTCTGGCGACCCGGACGCGAATCGTCGAGGCGGCTGCCGACCTCATGTATGTGAGAGGCGTCAATGCCACGACACTCGACGATGTCCGGGCGGCGAGCAGCACGAGCAAGTCCCAGCTCTACCAGCATTTCGCCGACAAGGATCAGTTGGTCCGGGCCGTTGTCTCGCTACGCGCTGGGCAGGTCCTCGAACGCGAACATGGGTACCTGGAGCGCTTGCGTTCGTTTCGCGGCCTGCAGCGCTGGCGGGACGCTCTGGTCCAACGCAACGCCCTTCAGAACGGCGCCTACGGGTGTGCCCTAGGCTCGATGGCAAGCGAGCTGTCCGATCAGGACGACGAGGCCCGCAAGACGCTGGCCGAGACTTTCGCGGACTGGACCGGCCTGATCGCCGCCGGACTCCGGCGAATGCAGGTCAGCGGCTCCCTCAGCCGAACGGCTGACCCCGACAAGCTCGCGGTAGGTCTCATGGCGGCCCTGCAGGGCGGCTATCTCCTGGCCGAAACCCAGCACGACATCACGCCGATGGAGACAGCTCTGGACATGGCGCTCGACCACATTCGCTCGTTCCTGACGACGTGA
- a CDS encoding NADP-dependent oxidoreductase: protein MKAIVVTDEAAGAAGMTLTERPEPAAAINDVVVEVHASGYVPTELAWPSTWTDRRDRDRTPSIPGHELAGVVTALGYGTTGLSVGQRVFGLADWHRDGTLAEYAAVEARNLAPLPGDVDFTVGASLPISGLTAWQGLFEHGRLRAGQSVLAHGAAGAVGTMVTQLAREFGAYVIGTGRAADRQKALDFGVQEFVDLDNDSLEDVGGVDLVFDVIGGDIQKRSAQLVRAGGTLVTVVGPPESRPADGLAIDFVVEADRAQLNEVVRRVRDGRLRTNIGTVAPLDDAIAALNPTERLNGKTIIRVRP from the coding sequence ATGAAGGCGATCGTGGTGACGGATGAGGCCGCGGGTGCGGCCGGGATGACGCTCACCGAGCGTCCCGAGCCGGCGGCAGCGATCAACGACGTCGTCGTTGAGGTCCATGCGTCGGGATACGTCCCGACCGAGCTGGCGTGGCCCTCGACGTGGACCGATCGTCGCGACCGGGACCGGACACCGTCCATCCCTGGGCACGAACTGGCCGGCGTGGTCACCGCCCTCGGCTACGGCACGACGGGACTGTCGGTGGGACAGCGGGTGTTCGGCCTCGCGGACTGGCATCGCGACGGCACCCTGGCGGAGTACGCGGCTGTCGAGGCGCGCAACCTCGCCCCGCTCCCGGGCGACGTCGACTTCACCGTGGGCGCGAGCCTGCCGATCTCGGGGCTGACCGCATGGCAGGGACTGTTCGAGCACGGCCGCCTCCGCGCGGGGCAGAGCGTGCTCGCACATGGCGCGGCCGGCGCGGTCGGGACGATGGTGACGCAACTCGCGCGCGAGTTCGGCGCGTACGTCATCGGCACCGGACGCGCTGCTGACCGGCAGAAAGCTCTCGACTTCGGCGTTCAGGAGTTCGTTGACCTCGACAACGACTCCCTGGAGGACGTCGGCGGAGTAGATCTCGTGTTCGATGTCATCGGCGGCGACATCCAGAAGCGGTCCGCGCAACTGGTCCGAGCCGGAGGAACACTGGTGACCGTTGTCGGGCCGCCCGAGTCCCGGCCCGCGGACGGCCTTGCGATCGACTTCGTCGTCGAGGCCGATCGCGCCCAACTGAACGAGGTCGTCCGGCGGGTGCGTGACGGACGCCTGCGGACGAACATCGGCACCGTCGCACCCCTCGACGATGCGATCGCCGCCCTCAATCCGACCGAACGGCTCAACGGCAAGACGATCATCCGCGTCCGCCCCTGA
- a CDS encoding DUF427 domain-containing protein yields the protein MRTDIKATADGTLLAEAAADEIVVIEGNRYFPPASLLIGVLHPSAKPYVCPWKGRAEYFDVTTPSRVLSDAAWTYPSPKHSAIEQVGHDFTGYIAFDTHQIDID from the coding sequence ATGCGAACCGACATCAAAGCGACCGCGGACGGCACGTTACTGGCAGAGGCCGCCGCCGACGAGATCGTCGTGATCGAAGGGAACCGCTATTTCCCACCGGCATCGCTGCTGATCGGCGTCCTTCACCCGTCAGCCAAGCCCTACGTCTGCCCCTGGAAGGGCCGCGCCGAATACTTCGACGTCACAACACCGAGCCGAGTCCTCTCCGATGCAGCCTGGACGTATCCCTCCCCCAAGCACTCCGCGATCGAACAGGTCGGCCACGACTTCACCGGCTACATCGCCTTCGACACCCACCAGATAGATATCGACTGA
- a CDS encoding AAA family ATPase — MSGATLFLMVGLPGAGKTTRAQELARLHDALRLTPDEWHLPLFGTSLRADGKRDLLEGWMITVALRTLRLGTSVVLDFGLWSRDERSALRWLAGQAGAPCQVVYLPVDLDVQLARIAHREATTPTFPMPEADVAAWRTKFEEPDTAELAGADSPRPPERWTTWLAWAVDRWPTLTADYC, encoded by the coding sequence GTGTCTGGTGCCACGTTGTTCTTGATGGTTGGGCTTCCCGGGGCGGGCAAGACGACCCGGGCTCAAGAGTTGGCGAGGTTGCATGATGCGTTGCGGTTGACTCCGGATGAGTGGCACCTTCCCTTGTTCGGCACCTCGCTGAGAGCGGACGGGAAACGCGATCTCTTGGAAGGCTGGATGATTACGGTGGCGCTGCGGACGCTGCGGCTGGGGACCAGTGTGGTCCTCGACTTCGGGCTCTGGAGCCGAGACGAGCGGTCGGCATTGCGCTGGCTGGCGGGGCAAGCCGGGGCGCCGTGCCAGGTGGTCTATCTGCCCGTCGACCTGGACGTCCAACTCGCGCGTATCGCTCATCGCGAGGCCACCACGCCGACCTTTCCGATGCCCGAGGCCGACGTCGCTGCGTGGCGCACCAAGTTCGAGGAACCCGACACCGCTGAGCTCGCGGGCGCGGACAGTCCTCGTCCGCCCGAACGGTGGACGACGTGGCTGGCATGGGCGGTCGACCGATGGCCAACGCTCACCGCTGACTACTGCTAG
- a CDS encoding DUF6326 family protein, producing MRTGQTTTPLEDQPIPVRAKLTAAWTSFMFLYAYVDILNFFTPGVIDDILNGKVFEFGLSQTFSTTALTLMAIPILMIVLSMTLPARVSRIANLVVASLYIPVTAFNALGESWLYFYGLGIALELILLALILRYAWTWPRTAPSATMATSPDRETVRAQQPRRADV from the coding sequence ATGAGAACAGGTCAAACCACCACACCACTGGAAGACCAGCCGATCCCGGTGAGAGCCAAGCTCACCGCAGCGTGGACAAGCTTCATGTTCCTGTACGCCTACGTGGACATTCTCAACTTCTTCACGCCCGGCGTCATCGACGACATCCTCAACGGCAAGGTCTTCGAGTTCGGCCTCTCCCAGACCTTCTCGACCACGGCCCTGACCCTGATGGCCATCCCGATCCTGATGATCGTGCTGTCGATGACGCTGCCCGCCCGGGTAAGCCGCATCGCGAACCTCGTCGTGGCCTCGCTCTACATCCCCGTCACGGCCTTCAACGCGCTGGGCGAGTCCTGGCTGTACTTCTACGGCCTCGGCATCGCCCTGGAACTGATCCTTCTCGCCCTCATCCTGCGCTACGCCTGGACCTGGCCCCGCACCGCACCGTCGGCGACCATGGCGACCAGCCCGGACCGTGAAACCGTTCGCGCCCAGCAGCCACGACGAGCCGACGTATGA
- a CDS encoding sensor histidine kinase: protein MDTVRRSIWREPRPADAPPVGRFDWLLVGVFAAAALVEGIVRPGLAWRPLVTVLALVLIPALLWRRGRPLMAVLVGWGVAGLLSVFQLAAHSGDLGLYSMMAVLILLYSLVRWGSGREMVLGTAFVTVVVALGMYVSSAGWAEVFGGSFLLLLFVALAAVFRYRADLWHRQQREIRNQERVALARELHDIVAHHVSAIAVQAQAGGVVAGIQPEKAVEVLAAIESEASRTLAEMRSMVRVLRDEEAVAYSPQPGVADLPALARADATPTVEVSLDGSLTRLARPVDAALYRLAQESLTNAVRHARSATRVGIDVRREGDAVRLRVSDDGQTEPGPAPEPGFGLQGMAERAQLLGGSLSAGPGPEGGWVVEAVLPVEARA, encoded by the coding sequence GTGGACACTGTCCGGCGCTCCATCTGGCGTGAGCCGCGGCCTGCTGACGCCCCACCCGTTGGTCGTTTCGACTGGCTGTTGGTGGGCGTGTTCGCGGCCGCCGCCTTGGTGGAGGGCATCGTCCGGCCGGGCTTGGCCTGGCGACCCCTTGTGACGGTCCTCGCCCTGGTGCTGATACCTGCTCTGCTCTGGCGACGGGGCCGCCCCCTGATGGCCGTCCTGGTCGGGTGGGGCGTCGCCGGGCTGCTCTCGGTCTTCCAGCTAGCTGCGCATTCCGGGGACCTCGGCCTCTACTCCATGATGGCCGTCCTGATTCTGCTCTACTCCCTGGTGCGGTGGGGCTCGGGACGGGAGATGGTCTTGGGTACGGCGTTCGTGACAGTCGTCGTCGCGCTGGGGATGTACGTCTCCTCCGCGGGCTGGGCCGAAGTTTTCGGCGGGAGTTTCCTCCTGCTGTTGTTCGTCGCCCTCGCGGCGGTGTTCCGCTACCGCGCGGACCTCTGGCATCGCCAACAGCGCGAGATCCGCAATCAGGAGCGGGTGGCGCTGGCTCGCGAGCTGCACGACATCGTGGCCCACCACGTCTCGGCCATCGCGGTGCAGGCGCAGGCCGGTGGCGTCGTCGCCGGCATCCAGCCCGAGAAGGCTGTCGAGGTCCTGGCCGCGATCGAGTCTGAAGCGTCCCGCACCCTGGCGGAGATGAGATCCATGGTGCGAGTGCTGCGTGACGAGGAAGCCGTCGCCTACTCACCGCAGCCGGGTGTCGCGGACCTGCCTGCTCTGGCGCGCGCCGACGCGACGCCCACCGTCGAGGTCTCGCTGGACGGTTCGTTGACCCGGCTGGCACGCCCCGTGGACGCCGCGCTCTACCGGCTCGCGCAGGAGTCGCTGACCAACGCCGTACGGCACGCCCGGAGCGCGACCCGCGTCGGGATCGACGTACGCCGGGAGGGCGATGCCGTCAGGCTGCGTGTCAGCGACGATGGACAGACCGAGCCGGGGCCGGCCCCGGAGCCTGGGTTCGGCCTGCAGGGCATGGCCGAACGAGCTCAGCTCCTCGGCGGATCGCTCTCCGCGGGGCCGGGGCCCGAGGGTGGCTGGGTGGTCGAGGCCGTGCTGCCGGTGGAGGCGCGGGCATGA